A genomic segment from Nicotiana sylvestris chromosome 1, ASM39365v2, whole genome shotgun sequence encodes:
- the LOC138872554 gene encoding uncharacterized protein, which yields MNIVRPSLPSSVLYTSGAHKVWEGLKERFDKVNGSRVLFLHREMHNLTQGTMATADYFSKLRDLWDEFDALMPCPGCPCPESKQYAQHFEAQRLLQFLTGLNDSYAQSRSQIMMMTPPVESPRLDLGSYLLHSPTVNSELYASCSQHAYFHVIESVCLPGVSMPAIN from the exons ATGAATATTGTAAGACCCAGTTTGCCGAGTAGTGTACTGTATACATCTGGTGCTCATAAAGTGTGGGAAGGTCTAAAAGAGAGATTTGACAAAGTGAATGGTTCTAGGGTATTGTTTCTTCATAGAGAAATGCACAATTTGACTCAGGGAACCATGGCTACAGCAGACTACTTCTCAAAGCTGAGAGATTTGTGGGATGAGTTTGATGCTCTAATGCCATGCCCAGGTTGTCCATGTCCTGAGTCTAAACAATATGCTCAGCACTTTGAGGCTCAGAGACTACTGCAGTTTCTCACTGGTTTGAATGACTCCTATGCACAGTCAAGAAGTCAAATTATGATGATGACTCCA ccggttgaaagccCAAGGCTAGATCTTGGATCCTATTTACTTCACTCTCCTACTGTAAATTCTGAACTG TATGCTTCTTGTTCTCAACATGCCTACTTTCATGTCATTGAATCAGTATGTCTCCCTGGTGTTAGCATGCCTGCTATTAACTAA
- the LOC138872555 gene encoding uncharacterized protein: MAGHKESTADKDALDSSSPLYMHPSESARSVLVHVAFDGTGYKSWRRDILRALSVKNKVGFITGKCQKPTIRHATFHQWERCDYMVTSWILNSLSKDLADSLQYVNDAKELWQELEDMYDQTNSVKLYQLQKDINDLSQGTLDITCYYTKMKKLWEELNTLNAHAQCSCQCTCGAKANMHKAEQDRRLILLLIGLNESSNYNNGNKGKKLVANVFDNEHIRKL; encoded by the exons ATGGCTGGACATAAGGAAAGCACTGCAGACAAGGATGCTTTAGACTCCTCGAGTCCACTGTACATGCATCCATCGGAGAGTGCCAGGTCAGTGTTGGTGCATGTAGCCTTTGATGGCACAGGATACAAATCTTGGAGGAGAGATATACTTAGAGCTCTCTCAGTGAAGAATAAGGTTGGTTTCATCACAGGGAAATGTCAAAAACCAACAATTAGACATGCAACTTTTCATCAATGGGAACGATGTGATTATATGGTGACTTCATGGATCCTAAATTCTCTTTCAAAGGATCTAGCAGATAGTTTACAATATGTGAATGATGCAAAAGAATTATGGCAGGAGTTAGAGGATATGTATGATCAAACCAATAGTGTGAAGCTTTATCAACTTCAAAAGGATATTAATGACTTAAGTCAAGGAACTCTCGACATCACATGTTACTATACGAAAATGAAGAAGCTATGGGAAGAGCTGAATACATTGAATGCACACGCACAATGTAGTTGTCAGTGCACTTGTGGAGCTAAAGCCAATATGCATAAGGCTGAGCAAGATAGAAGATTGATATTGCTTTTAATAGGGCTGAATGAG AGTTCGAATTACAACAATGGCAACAAGGGAAAGAAACTTGTAGCAAATGTGTTTGATAATGAGCATATTAGAAAGCTTTAG
- the LOC138872556 gene encoding uncharacterized protein, translating into MYLDTSSNHQSNALHVIKAFFAMVQNKFNNSIKNIRTDNGLEFVNTETTVFFPTKGITHQKTCLYTPQQNGIVERKHKYLLKTARALLYQSKLPISPTGNSNGSDLHQDHQQLMSPELSFGNDTNDNIHESASLSYQDYQSSSNSNRTFSTSLEPCIHTQSQQQFLLSDSPSSEHSEQTTTLIHNRPQRTLKRPSYLKDYICNVPKLNTDSREHILNDDHSSPSFSFHTYVPHLQLVSLNALTNDSQYLIEQFSFGCEPESYEEAAAIPAWQKAMNQEFDALYSNHTWDIVPLPTGKKAIGYK; encoded by the exons ATGTACTTGGACACATCTTCTAACCATCAAAGCAATGCCTTACACGTTATAAAAGCCTTCTTTGCAATGGTCCAAAATAAGTTCAATAACTCTATAAAGAATATCAGGACTGATAATGGCTTAGAATTTGTGAATACTGAGACAACCGTATTTTTCCCAACCAAAGGGATCACACACCAGAAAACATGCCTCTATACTCCACAACAGAATGGTATAGTCGAAAGAAAACATAAGTACCTTCTTAAAACTGCAAGAGCATTGCTATATCAGTCCAAGTTACCTATAAG TCCTACGGGTAATAGTAATGGTAGTGATCTACATCAGGATCATCAACAATTAATGTCACCTGAACTCTCATTTGGTAATGACACTAATGACAACATTCATGAATCTGCTTCACTATCTTACCAAGACTACCAAAGCTCCTCAAATTCAAATAGAACCTTCAGCACATCCCTTGAACCTTGTATTCATACCCAGAGCCAGCAACAATTTCTTCTAAGTGATTCACCAAGCTCTGAACATTCTGAGCAGACTACAACCTTAATCCATAACAGACCTCAGAGAACACTCAAACGTCCTAGCTATTTGAAGGACTACATTTGCAATGTACCTAAACTTAACACTGATAGTAGGGAGCATATTCTAAATGATGACCACAGTTCACCCTCTTTCTCTTTTCACACATATGTTCCCCATTTACAACTTGTATCCCTCAACGCATTAACTAATGATAGTCAATATTTAATTGAAcaattttcttttggttgtgaaCCTGAGTCATATGAGGAGGCAGCTGCCATACCTGCTTGGCAGAAGGCTATGAACCAAGAATTTGATGCACTTTACTCCAATCACACCTGGGACATTGTGCCACTACCTACAGGAAAGAAAGCAATAGGATATAAGTAG